The Manduca sexta isolate Smith_Timp_Sample1 chromosome 17, JHU_Msex_v1.0, whole genome shotgun sequence genome includes a window with the following:
- the LOC115442359 gene encoding odorant receptor 46a: protein MEINTDKPREKKFKTFNETFSLCAFALAFAFLYPNRTNAVKRAVIITLIILFNGGQLFWFITYTLKCLYTLDILNFARNMTLAVVLILFFIKTYYVIYATKDFAPILIKMSNDLLAANELEEDYQAIYEEHIRQGKVGQISWLLIPIVLSAQFPIYAGICMSIESIKTDNFTRLMVHDMELLFVEDIQSETPFFQCMFAYNCCQCIVLVPNYCGFDGSFCIATTHLRMKLKLMTHKVHRAFAHAQNTNELRKMVNEAIQDHQDALKFYKEMQHVYGPWLFAVFMLTSFMISFNLYMIYLLKRVDPKYTLFGLVGVLHIYLPCHYASTLTKVGEEIGPDLYDTPWEKWADPEVTKLLIFMIARAQKTLIVTGNGLVVFNMELFKSIIQSSYSFFTLITA from the exons ATGGAGATCAATACTGATAAGCCGCGAGAGAAAAAATTCAAGACATTTAACGAAACATTTTCACTATGCGCTTTCGCACTGGCTTTCGCTTTTCTATATCCAAACAGAACCAACGCCGTCAAGAGAGCTGTTATCATTACTCTTATCATCTTATTCAACGGCGGTCAGTTGTTTTGGTTCATAACTTACACATTAAAATGCCTATACACACTGGATATCCTTAATTTCGCAAGGAACATGACTTTAGCTGTGGttcttattctattttttatcaAGACATACTACGTTATTTATGCAACAAAAGATTTCGCTCCAATTCTGATCAAAATGTCCAATGATTTGTTAGCAGCGAACGAATTGGAGGAAGATTATCAAGCAATATACGAAGAACATATAAGACAAGGTAAAGTCGGTCAAATATCGTGGTTACTAATACCGATAGTTCTAAGCGCTCAGTTTCCGATATATGCTGGCATTTGTATGTCCATTGAAAGCATAAAAACAGACAATTTCACCAGATTGATGGTCCACGATATGGAACTGTTGTTTGTGGAGGATATTCAGAGTGAGACGCCATTCTTTCAATGCATGTTTGCGTACAACTGTTGCCAATGCATTGTCCTGGTTCCAAATTATTGTGGATTCGACGGTTCGTTTTGCATTGCCACAACTCATCTGCGTATGAAACTGAAATTGATGACCCATAAAGTGCACAGAGCATTTGCGCACGCGCAGAACACCAACGAGCTCCGAAAAATGGTGAACGAAGCTATCCAAGATCACCAAGATGCTCTGAAGTTTTATAAAGAAATGCAACATGTGTACGGACCGTGGCTCTTTGCTGTATTTATGCTCACATCTTTTATGATATCATTCAACCTATATATGATATATCTTTTGAAACGCGTAGATCCGAAATATACGCTGTTCGGACTCGTTGGCGTGCTCCACATATATTTGCCTTGTCACTACGCGAGCACCTTGACTAAG GTAGGCGAGGAAATAGGGCCAGACCTATACGATACTCCATGGGAAAAATGGGCGGATCCTGAAGTCACGAAACTATTGATATTCATGATAGCACGGGCTCAGAAGACCTTGATTGTTACGGGAAACGGACTCGTCGTCTTCAATATGGAACTCTTTAAATCTATCATACAAAGTTCTTATTCCTTCTTCACGCTTATTActgcttag